The window CCATTATTTTATgctaagttttatttattttattttattttctgaagTGTTGGATGCAGCATAAAGTGGCATCCAGAGACATAATTGTTATATCTGGTTTCTGTTTTCTGGAAATCCGAACCTGCAAGCATAAATTTTACTTTCAGGTGCACCAATGTTGTCTTGGTAATTGGTAATGGCTCACAACTAATTTATTTCAGAAAGCCTACCTTTTTGTTCTTGTGTTTTCTGTCTTTCTCCAGAAGTCTTCTTTCATCATCTTGGATTCGTGAAAGCTTGGATGGCGATGGGTTGATACCTTATGTGATTGTCTTGATTGGCTATGTATGTAATTAGTTTTACAGTATCATTCCCTAGTTGTCTTGCACTGTAAGTATTCATCAGAGATAATGACCTCTGGAAAAAAGGTCTCCATGCCAGTTCTCATGGTTATTTTGTTGCACAGATGCATGGTTGTTGAAATGTCTTTGGAAAAATGTCTCCTGTATAAGACAAAGTAAAATAATGGATAGCTATCTAGGCCTTTTCATATATGCTTAAAACTAAATTCTGGTAggcctaaaagaaaaaattatgggGGACTCATCAATTTGTTTGTGCTACTGAAAGGAACATATACATCAGTATCTGTGACTAGATTTTAGAAAGTTGTCATCTCCAATTCCCCGTATCTATGTGGAAAGGCCACTCTTCTGTCCCTGTCCATAGATATTACTGATTTGATCTTTATTCACTTGTGATATGTCTTTTAGTGCAAGATACTGTGCACATAACTTTCTTGCTTAGTTTTCTTATTTCCATGATGCCCTTGTTGGCAAAACTTTTGCTATCAAGTTCACTATATTATATCTACCTATACAGTTATTTTGCTTCATAAATATAACATCCTTTTGTATCTAATTAGCTTTCCCACCTCTTCCTTTTTCACATATCAGAATTCAACTGAAATTAAATCAGATGCATTTTCTGTGTTATTGTTGTAGCAGTTTGGGTGCTTGGGCCATTGTCACTGTTGTGATGGAATACTGGCTGAGAAAAtagatattattaattttttttttagtttttaattaaaattatgttatttGGATAAGTAATAAATAGTTTTCTCATAGGTTGGtttatgagaatattttttgttattcatCCAAATAATTTAACTGGTTTTGTATTCTATTATAAATAACTGTTAATACAACATTATTACACTATAGTTTGACGgaatttctcttcttcttttctttttttttttctaagttctTGTTAGTAGGAATAAATATAAGGCTTTCATTGTGATCATTAATTTGTTGCTAGCAGTAAAAGAATGAGGAAACCATGACCATTGTATCTCTAGTCATTATATGCCTAAGGTAGCAATAGGTTCTCATTTTCTATTGCTCATTAATGTTATGATTGCTTTATAACAACATGGTTTAGTAGGAATACTTCAAGTTCTTTGTGTCACTTGTTATTAGGATTTAGGAGGAtatgggaagaagaaaaaagggtgAACCTAGATGAACTGAACTTTCATATTATTCAATTCTTCAACTTCAAGTTGCTTGCAtgagaaaatccaaaaaattaagaatttttttatttttattttatggttgcTTGCATTCTCAGCCATTGGAGTCTGATAGGGTATCATAAAACTATCTGTGGGCCTGAGTTGCTTTAATGTCACATGACCAAAAGCAATGTATCCTTTCAAGAACATGGGCCTCGAGATCTCTTAATCTTTACTGAAATTGATGTTATGGTAGTTTGTGGGGGATGGTGGCCCATTTCCTTTCCCATAATTTCTTGTTCCATTTGCTTCATGCCAACCAAGATTGTGTCTCCACCATGGCTTTTTATCAGCCCAGCTCCCTGAGGATGACTGAATGGGCCTTGAAAGGTGCCCATCTGTTTCCCATGGTCCCCAGTTGAAAAACTGGAATTGCTGTCGGCACTGTGCTGTTGGATTCCTTTGAGCTGAAGCACTTCTAATTCTTTTCTACTTTTTGCAGCCTCACTATTTCATTGAAACAGAATTGTCAAGACAATAGTTTGAGGCTGTTTCAGTCATTTGCAAATTTAGAATATCGTAGTCATTTCAAAAAATCTGGTTTGTAATAGATATTTTGCTTGGTTAGTTCAAAGAAAGCTAGCAGATTCTGGGATTTTGCTCCCTTACATTACCAGTTACGTACAATATTTGTTTTGTGTGTGAGGTATATGCGGAATCtggtttcctttcatttttttatactgAAATGTAACTTTAGATGAACCCAGTTGTCTGATATATgcattagaaataaatttaacgtctttttatttgatttagaaaGAGTTGGcaagaagaatgaagaaagtAGGTTGAATGAGGCAAAactaaaattacaataaatgaCAACATGAGGTCCTGCTACTACTGCTACTACTTCTACATAAGGGAAAGATCAATCTATACAAATTATTTCGTTGCTTGAAAAAATAGCAATAAATTTAAGACGGAACTTAAAAACTATGGCAATGAGGAAGGTGATCTAATTAGAGGTTCAGATGATTTAGAGAAACTAGAGCAGTCAACTGTTGTTTTTGGGTTGACAGGAACTCCCTTGCCAAGAAAATTTGGCTTTTCGTAATCCTCATTTTCTTGTCTGATCTCTTTTAGCATTGCTGTCACATCTTTCATGGAGGGTCGTTCCTCTGGGCTGGGGTTCACACAGAGGAAAGCCACCCCAAGCACTTGAAGCATTTCTTGGGTCTGTGTACCAGACCTTATCAGTAGTTGCTGATCAAGAATTGATGTGAattctcttcttctctctcgGAGTTCCTTGTTGATCCAAGTAACAATATGGGCACCCTCTGGAATCTGGTGATCAGTTGGTTCCATCCCTGTTAATGCCTCTAGGAGCACAATACCATAGCTGTATACATCACTCTTCTCTGTGATCCTCAAACTGTATCCATATTCTGCAATTTGTGAATATCTTTAGGGATGATTCAAGATGAAATTTAGAAGATAAAGATGACTGAAGATGATCAAAGGAgtgatttgatttatgaaagaATTGGGTAACTAGAAAATTACTAGGTTTTAACATAATCTGGAAGTCATTTGAGAACTACtaaggattaaaaaatattgaattttgacATCAGGTCTTGTGAAGGAAGAAGACCCTTTTTTTGATGTAAGCTATGAGGTTTGAGAAATTTGTTAAGGAAACCATAGAAGAAGCTGAAACAGTTACACTCACCAGGAGCAATATACCCATAAGAGCCTGCAACTGTGTTGGAAGCTTCTGAGGAATCTGAAGAACCAACCAACTTTGCAAGTCCAAAATCTGCTAGAAAAGCTTCAAATTGTGGTCCTACTAAGATATTGTTGGCCTTGATGTCGCGATGAACAATTGGAGGAATACAATCATGGTGAAGATAAGTCAAACCATGAGCTGCTCCCAAGATGATCTTGTACCTTGCATCCCAGTCCAAGAACACTCTCTTCTCGTGAAGCAATCCAGAAAAGCTCCCATTACTAATATAATCAAACAACAACAGTCTAGTTCTTCCATTGTCACAACAACCCAGAAGCCTCACTATATTTTTGTGCCTTATTGATCCTAGTGTTGTAACTTCTGCAGAAAACAGGTCTCTCTCAGGTAGTTCACCACTCTTCTTTGGCCATAGCTTCTTCACTGCTATCACCTGTTTCATTGGAGTCTCAACACGATACACCATGCCTGAACAGCCCTTTCCAACAACGTTGGAATCTGACAATTTATTCACGATATCATTTACGGAGAAGTTCAGCTTTTGGAATGGCGTGAAATCCCACTCTAAGCTGTTTTCTTCATCGCTACTGCTCCCAAATTCAGCTCCATGAGTTCGGAGAAGAAATATTACCACAGCACACATGATCATTATTGTCAGAGTTACCCCGAGAACAACACAGATGATAAGATTTCTATTAGAAATCCTGCCATCGAGGCTTCCACTTGAGTGGCAACCATTCTTGTTAATGCAGAGCTTTTGATTGCCAGAGAAAACAGTGGCTGGGAGATCTTGGAAGAATTTGGTATCTGGAATAGAACCTGAGAAATTATTGTATGAGACATTCAGAGAAACAAGGTTGTCAAGATTACCCAAGACTCTCAGGCTTCCTGTCAACATGTTGTGAGAGAGGTCCAAGTTTGCGAGGTTGGAAAGATTGGAAAAGCTTTCTGGAACGGGTCCTGAAAGAGAATTCCTACTCAAGTTCAATAGGATGTCTAGTCCTTGTAAGCGACCGATCTCCTCTGGGATGGAACCAGTGATTCTGTTGCTGCTCATATCCAAGAACTGCAAGTCCTTGCAGAGGCCAAGTGAATTTGGAATCGGCCCAGTAATGTAGTTTTCATTCAATTTAAGTTTGTTCAAGGAGGTAAGCCTGCCCAATTTCTCTGGAACAGAACCAGATATCCTGTTCATGGAAAGGTCTAAGACATTGAGACTGGCAAGAAAGTGGAAAGAAGTGGGGATGGTGCCTTGGAGCCGATTTCCATGCAAATCGACCATTTCAAGCTGAGTGCAGTTGCCAATATCTGGGGGGATTTCTCCAGTGAATTGATTTTCTGACAATTCAAGGAAACTCAAATTGCCTAAGAGGCCAATTTCTGGTGGGATTTGACCAGTGAACTTGTTTGATCCCAGGCGTAAACGGATCAAACTGGTGCAGTTGCCAATATCAGGTGGAATTTCACCTGATAATCCGTTTGATATCAGCAACAACTTGGTTAAATTCTTGAGGTTGAAGAGAGAATTGGGAACTGACCCAGAAAGGAAATTGTGTGAAAGATCCAAGTCTTGAAGTTTCTCGCAATTGGCCAGCTCAATCGGTATGCTTCCACTGAGCTGATTCTGCCAAGCAAAGAACAGAGAGAGCTCCTTTAGTTGTCCAATGGTGGCTGGAATCTCCCCAGAAAGCAGGTTGTTATCCAATTCAAGTTGCTTCATCCTGGAAAAGCTGCCGATAAATGGTGGTATTTTGCCAGAAATGTTGTTATCAGACAGAAGAAGCTCCTCTAATGCACCTAAATTTGCAAAAGACATTGGAATCTCACCTGTCAGAGAATTCAGTGAGAAATCAATTACTGTCAAACCCAAACAATTCCCAAGGGTTGCCGGAATGCTCCCAGCTAGATTGTTCTGCCACAATAACACCCTCCTAAGATTTTTCAGCAAGCCTAGTTCAGCTGGTATCTCTCCTGAGATTTGGTTTTGATACACAAACAAATTCTCCAAGGATGAGCAATTCCCAATTTCTGGTGGAATCTCACCCGTGAGATTTGCTGTGTATATAGAAAGAGTCTTGAGCTTCTTCAGCTGTCCAAAACTATATGGAATCTGCCCTGAAATCCCAGTATCTGCGAGACCCAAGAGAACTAGTTCTTGGCAGTTTGACATCTGCATTGGGATTTCTCCATAAATTCCTGAGTTTCCACCAGCACGAAAAACTTCCAGACCCCACAGTTGGCCTACTTCTGCAGGGACTTTTCCGGATAGCTGATTATCAAACAGTTCAAGCTGTCGAAGCTTGGAACAGTTTCCAATTTCCCTTGGAATTTCTCCGACAATGGAATTTGAATTCAGCAATAATAGCTGCAGTTCAGATAATTTTCCGATTGCAGGTGGAATTTTTCCTGTCAAAGCATTGAAACTAAGGTCCAGGACAATCAGTGATGACAAGTTCCCAATGGAAGGTGGAATTTCTCCGGTGAGATTCCCATCTGAGATGACAAGAGTGGTGAGAAAGTTGAAGGAGAGGATCTGAGTGGGAAAAGTAGTATGAAAATCAATGGAGCTAATTGTAATTTCTGAAACAAAACCAGCACTGGAACATTTGATATAGTCCCATTTGCATGGATTCTGGTGGCTTGGATTCCATGAAGAGAAGAAAGCTGCAGAGGAAGAAGTATTGAAGGTTGAAAGCCATGAAAGCAGAGAGAGGCCTTCCTGGTTCAGTGCACAGAGGGCTGGGAACAGAGAGATGTTGAGGAACAAGAGAAAAATAGTGATTGCATTGCTTGACATGATGAGGTTGGTGCTCTGCTACTCCTCTTTATCTCTTATCATTCTACCAAAACTGGTCACAACATATTCTTCTGATTGTTTCCACTAAATGGTAATGCTACACTGAAATGCCCTTGTTGTCACCCAGAAttacaaacaaagaacaaaaaaatatcactAATATTCAAAACCCTTTCGGCTTTTACAATTAATATGCCTGGTTCAAGTGAGACTGTACTGGAGGGGATAACAACTGGGGACAGAAGTGACAGTCTGTTTTCTGGATTTATTGCAGAGATGGCTAGAGAGATATAATTGAATGTTTTAGGGTGTGAAGTTGCAATTTCTATCAATGTGGTGATGATGGGAGTTGTTGTCTTCTTATAAATCCTTGGCAAATTTACTACTGTTACCCTTCTTTCTTGTTGGGTCTCTGGGTTTTCCTGTCTTGTTTTGtctcaaatttatctttattccaGAACTGGGAAACAACAGCACATGCTACAGTACCACACAACAGGGCTGTTTGTATAACAAGTAgtaaaaacaaaacattatcAGAATGTATAGATGAGAATAATATTAGCCAAGAAAAGTAGAAGATTAGTATAATCCCATCTGGGTTTTGGCACAATACATGAAATAGTGGATTTCATTGGATTTTTATATGCTATAGCATACTAAAAAATACTTGTTCTTCAGAATTATTTCTAGTTCTACTGCATTCCATTTCATTTGGATATTGTGTCTGCATGGATTGGGGTATGTTAATGTGACACTACTTTCTTAATTTCTGTAGGGCTTTTAATCAAGGATTTAGGGTTTTTGCAAGGTAAATCCATTGTAATCCAAGCTCTGAAAAGGACAGAACAGCACCCATTAAAAGAGGTGGACACCACAACCTTTTCTGCAGTTATGGTAAGGTCTCAAAATCAAGCTTCCTTTGATAAAGTCGATCTTATCATGAGAAGTGAGCCTCTGATCTTGTAGAGTGATAATAAAATAggtttcttcttcattttgagAGAGCCCATTTCTTCCCCATACATGAACCTTCCCACAACCCCAAAAGAAAAGACCCTGTtctggatttttttaatttataagaaatgtCTCTTCCCTTTGGCTACTAGCCCAGACAGGCAGATGCACTTGAGAAGCCATTCCTCTCGTAAGAGCTTGCACGGCCTAAGGTCTATAGATTTGAATGGGCAGAGTGTCGTACTGGAAAGTGGTTGTAGTACTAAAGAGAAAACATTTGCAGTTAATAATAACATTCTATTATTTAACTACACCGATGTTACTATTATTGGGGCAATAATTAAGACAACAAAAGTGGGAATAATGATTAGGAGGTTGATAATGACAAAGAGGAGGAGAATGCATGCAGCATTTCTGGCAGAAGGACCCACAAAATGGTGAGATATACGTTCAGACCACACAAGAAGTTAAAGGAGCCTTTCATTGGATGATCATGACCCAAGTTTTTACTCTTACATccaatgaaaatatattgaagatgaaaaatggaaaatatgtgGTTGTGAAGGGTTTGTTTTTGCTGCTGTTGCTGTAGTTGTATAGGAATGAGCTGTAGAGAAAGTGAAAAATCATCAAAGAATCCAAGCAAGCAACCAGGTTGGAAGTTGGATTGGGAAGAGTAGTCCCAttccaccaaagaaaaaaaagaggtgtGCAGTGAAATCAGGGTAGGAATAAGTTGGGATATTAATCAAGGGAAAGGTATGAGGTATGGCGAAATTGTGGTTTGGATTAAGTTATGGAAGGTGGGGTGAGCTATTGCCCGACCATAACTAGTGGCAACTCTCCACCTTTTCCAACTCAACCCAtttggatttttggaattttgttttgattgatggTGACCCATCATCCTGTCTCtcaaaaataatagaaattaaaactactagtaaacaaaaaatactttgaaatgGCCTTAAATTATGACACCCACTATAAAAAGATAGTGGGTAGCCTTGGTTCTTAAGTGAATTGTTTATGTATTTTGTTAGttctttgtttaaaaaataaaataaaccaaagtgagaaaggaaaaaagggtAGATTTATTGGCACATGGGGAACTGAATCTGGGACTTATTCCTATCCCACAGAGGCCCAAAAGATGCACCTTTAGTTTATTGGGAGCATTTGTCTTTGTGATGACATGaacaataaaaatgatgatagtTTAGTTAGTGTTTTTTAAATCATGAAACTGAATAATTTCCCACTTTCTAGCAATTatgtaattgattttaattctcatatccACTCCCACCCACTATTACAGAATCACATCCACACACACTAGTACAGGAGTGGCCCAACTATTATTTCTGTTTTTCTGCTGTCTTCACTCTCCCACATCAAGTGGGATGGTTTACTACATGCCTCACAAATGGACTCCCTAGATTTCCCATCAAACAATTCCCATTATCAattcttgattttcttcaacA is drawn from Vitis riparia cultivar Riparia Gloire de Montpellier isolate 1030 chromosome 18, EGFV_Vit.rip_1.0, whole genome shotgun sequence and contains these coding sequences:
- the LOC117906763 gene encoding LRR receptor-like serine/threonine-protein kinase RCH1 yields the protein MSSNAITIFLLFLNISLFPALCALNQEGLSLLSWLSTFNTSSSAAFFSSWNPSHQNPCKWDYIKCSSAGFVSEITISSIDFHTTFPTQILSFNFLTTLVISDGNLTGEIPPSIGNLSSLIVLDLSFNALTGKIPPAIGKLSELQLLLLNSNSIVGEIPREIGNCSKLRQLELFDNQLSGKVPAEVGQLWGLEVFRAGGNSGIYGEIPMQMSNCQELVLLGLADTGISGQIPYSFGQLKKLKTLSIYTANLTGEIPPEIGNCSSLENLFVYQNQISGEIPAELGLLKNLRRVLLWQNNLAGSIPATLGNCLGLTVIDFSLNSLTGEIPMSFANLGALEELLLSDNNISGKIPPFIGSFSRMKQLELDNNLLSGEIPATIGQLKELSLFFAWQNQLSGSIPIELANCEKLQDLDLSHNFLSGSVPNSLFNLKNLTKLLLISNGLSGEIPPDIGNCTSLIRLRLGSNKFTGQIPPEIGLLGNLSFLELSENQFTGEIPPDIGNCTQLEMVDLHGNRLQGTIPTSFHFLASLNVLDLSMNRISGSVPEKLGRLTSLNKLKLNENYITGPIPNSLGLCKDLQFLDMSSNRITGSIPEEIGRLQGLDILLNLSRNSLSGPVPESFSNLSNLANLDLSHNMLTGSLRVLGNLDNLVSLNVSYNNFSGSIPDTKFFQDLPATVFSGNQKLCINKNGCHSSGSLDGRISNRNLIICVVLGVTLTIMIMCAVVIFLLRTHGAEFGSSSDEENSLEWDFTPFQKLNFSVNDIVNKLSDSNVVGKGCSGMVYRVETPMKQVIAVKKLWPKKSGELPERDLFSAEVTTLGSIRHKNIVRLLGCCDNGRTRLLLFDYISNGSFSGLLHEKRVFLDWDARYKIILGAAHGLTYLHHDCIPPIVHRDIKANNILVGPQFEAFLADFGLAKLVGSSDSSEASNTVAGSYGYIAPEYGYSLRITEKSDVYSYGIVLLEALTGMEPTDHQIPEGAHIVTWINKELRERRREFTSILDQQLLIRSGTQTQEMLQVLGVAFLCVNPSPEERPSMKDVTAMLKEIRQENEDYEKPNFLGKGVPVNPKTTVDCSSFSKSSEPLIRSPSSLP